One Nostoc sp. UHCC 0302 DNA window includes the following coding sequences:
- a CDS encoding BolA family transcriptional regulator, translated as MISPQQVEAMIKAELPDAQVQVQDLTGGGDHYQVTVVSLHFAGKGLVQQHQLVYGALQQALSTEAIHALAVKTYTPEAWQTAAVS; from the coding sequence ATGATTAGTCCGCAGCAGGTTGAGGCAATGATCAAGGCGGAACTACCAGACGCCCAGGTTCAGGTGCAAGACTTGACTGGTGGCGGTGACCACTATCAGGTGACAGTAGTCTCATTGCACTTTGCGGGTAAGGGACTAGTGCAACAACACCAGTTAGTTTACGGTGCGTTACAGCAAGCATTGTCTACTGAAGCAATACACGCTTTGGCAGTAAAAACATATACTCCTGAAGCTTGGCAGACAGCAGCCGTTTCGTAA
- a CDS encoding HIT family protein — protein sequence MLMEGCLACNVLAGKVKAPGGVIYEDNYWVVEHSLSPVLLPGYLIIKLKRHCEHLAELTPEEAIALGKIIQSTCLALSQVVQPAKIHVCSWGEQVKHIHFHVIPRTSDMPVGNLVLLIYLRIKKLWNQLGLGKWVSDAQAAETAAKIRQEFVLICNS from the coding sequence ATGTTGATGGAAGGGTGTCTTGCTTGCAATGTACTAGCTGGAAAGGTAAAAGCGCCTGGGGGAGTTATTTACGAAGATAATTACTGGGTTGTAGAACATTCTCTCAGCCCTGTTCTGTTACCAGGATATTTAATTATCAAACTCAAACGACATTGTGAACATTTAGCAGAACTTACACCAGAAGAGGCGATCGCATTGGGTAAAATTATCCAAAGCACTTGTTTAGCACTTTCACAGGTAGTTCAACCAGCTAAAATTCATGTTTGTTCTTGGGGGGAACAAGTCAAACACATCCACTTCCACGTTATTCCTCGCACCTCAGATATGCCTGTAGGAAACCTAGTACTATTAATTTATCTACGGATAAAAAAGTTATGGAATCAATTAGGTTTAGGCAAGTGGGTAAGCGACGCCCAAGCAGCAGAAACCGCCGCCAAAATCCGCCAAGAATTTGTACTAATTTGTAATTCGTAG
- a CDS encoding ABC transporter ATP-binding protein: protein MVNNQSSQLPLDSSQLPLLVATGLSKSFGGIKAVNDAKIEVARGSITGLIGPNGAGKTTLFNLLSNFIRSDKGRVIFDGEPIHHLQPYQIAQQGVVRTFQVARTLSRLSVLENMLLAAQKQTGENFWQVQLQPHIVAKEEKQLQERAMFLLESVGLAQKAHDYAGSLSGGQRKLLEMGRALMADPKLILLDEPAAGVNPRLIDDICDRIIAWNRQDGMTFLIIEHNMDVIMSLCDRVWVLAEGQNLADGTPAEIQTNPKVLEAYLGK from the coding sequence TTGGTAAATAACCAGTCATCACAACTTCCTCTTGATTCATCGCAACTTCCCTTACTGGTAGCCACTGGACTTTCTAAAAGTTTTGGTGGTATCAAAGCAGTCAACGATGCAAAAATCGAAGTTGCTAGAGGCAGCATCACGGGCTTAATTGGCCCTAATGGTGCTGGTAAAACAACTTTATTTAACTTACTCTCAAACTTTATCCGCTCAGATAAGGGACGGGTAATTTTTGATGGGGAACCAATTCATCACTTACAACCATACCAAATCGCCCAGCAAGGAGTAGTACGCACCTTTCAAGTTGCTAGGACTCTTTCGCGGTTGTCAGTGTTAGAAAATATGCTGTTAGCAGCACAAAAACAGACAGGTGAGAACTTTTGGCAAGTGCAGTTGCAACCGCACATCGTTGCTAAAGAAGAAAAGCAACTCCAAGAGCGAGCAATGTTCTTGTTAGAATCAGTGGGTTTGGCACAAAAGGCTCATGACTACGCTGGTAGTTTGTCTGGTGGACAACGCAAGCTACTAGAAATGGGACGCGCCTTGATGGCTGATCCGAAGTTAATTTTGTTAGATGAACCAGCGGCTGGGGTGAATCCGAGATTAATTGATGATATATGCGATCGCATTATCGCTTGGAACCGCCAAGACGGGATGACGTTTTTAATTATTGAACACAATATGGATGTAATTATGTCTTTGTGCGATCGCGTTTGGGTACTTGCAGAAGGACAAAACTTAGCTGATGGTACACCAGCAGAAATTCAAACTAATCCGAAAGTTTTAGAAGCTTATTTAGGTAAATAA
- a CDS encoding glutamyl-tRNA reductase, with translation MNIAVVGLSHKTAPVEVREKLSIPEPQTESAIAHLISYPHIDEVAILSTCNRLEIYIVTSEADQGIREVTQFLSEYSKLPVPSLRQHLFMLLHDDAVMHMMRVSAGLDSLVLGEGQILAQVKTTHKLGQQYNGIKTILNRLFKQAITAGKRVRTETSIGTGAVSISSAAVELAQMKVANLAACRVAILGAGKMSRLLVQHLLSKGAVEISIVNRSRDRAVELAKHFPGQPIQIHLLSEMMSVITNSDLVFTSTSATEPILDRAKLEMVLEPQCSLMLFDISVPRNVDADVNELENVQAFNVDDLKAVVAQNYESRRKMAQEAERLLDEEVDAFDIWWRSLETVTTISCLRNKIETIREQELEKALSRLGSEFADKHQEVIEALTRGIVNKILHDPMVQLRAQQDVEARRRCMQTLQMLFNLDAEEQFS, from the coding sequence ATGAATATTGCAGTGGTGGGGTTAAGCCATAAAACAGCCCCAGTTGAAGTCCGGGAAAAGCTGAGCATTCCAGAACCACAAACCGAAAGCGCGATCGCTCATCTGATCAGCTATCCTCATATTGATGAAGTCGCAATCCTTAGCACTTGTAATCGGCTGGAAATTTATATTGTTACCAGCGAAGCAGACCAAGGTATTCGGGAAGTCACTCAGTTCCTTTCGGAATACAGTAAATTACCTGTGCCTTCTCTAAGGCAACACCTGTTTATGCTGCTGCATGATGATGCCGTCATGCATATGATGCGAGTATCCGCAGGGTTAGATAGTTTGGTACTCGGAGAAGGTCAAATTCTGGCTCAGGTGAAAACTACTCATAAACTGGGGCAGCAATATAACGGTATAAAAACCATTTTGAATCGATTATTTAAACAAGCAATTACTGCTGGTAAGCGAGTTCGCACTGAAACCAGTATTGGCACTGGTGCAGTTTCCATTAGTTCGGCAGCTGTAGAGTTAGCGCAGATGAAAGTCGCAAATTTAGCAGCTTGCCGAGTGGCAATTCTCGGTGCTGGTAAAATGTCACGGTTACTGGTGCAACATCTGCTTTCTAAGGGTGCTGTAGAAATTAGTATTGTAAATCGCTCTCGCGATCGCGCTGTCGAATTGGCAAAGCATTTCCCTGGACAACCAATCCAAATTCATCTGCTTTCAGAAATGATGTCAGTGATTACTAATAGCGATTTGGTATTTACAAGTACCTCGGCAACAGAGCCAATACTTGACCGCGCTAAATTGGAAATGGTTTTAGAACCCCAGTGTTCTCTAATGTTATTTGATATTTCTGTACCGCGTAATGTCGATGCGGACGTGAATGAATTAGAAAATGTGCAAGCTTTTAATGTCGATGATTTGAAGGCGGTAGTAGCTCAAAACTACGAAAGCCGCCGCAAGATGGCACAAGAAGCAGAGCGACTTTTAGATGAAGAAGTAGATGCTTTTGATATTTGGTGGCGCAGTCTAGAGACTGTCACTACCATTAGCTGTCTGCGGAATAAAATCGAAACTATTCGCGAACAAGAATTAGAAAAAGCTTTGTCGAGATTGGGTTCAGAGTTTGCAGATAAACATCAAGAGGTAATTGAAGCTTTAACACGAGGAATTGTTAATAAAATTTTGCATGACCCGATGGTGCAGTTGCGAGCGCAGCAAGATGTTGAAGCTAGACGGCGCTGTATGCAGACGCTGCAAATGTTGTTTAACTTGGATGCCGAGGAACAGTTTAGCTGA
- a CDS encoding 1-acyl-sn-glycerol-3-phosphate acyltransferase yields MMEFYSSSNPCQYAPVKTPANTKAAPTTSGVSPWLSPLAYLLGHHCLLPLFFGRIRITGQKNIPTNGPVILAPTHRARWDSLLLPYATGRYVTGRDLQFMVTIDECQGLQGWFVRRMGGFPVDSQRPAITTLRHTVELLQRREMLVIYPEGNIFRDGELHPLKPGIARLSLTAEVSQPRLGIKIIPVGINYSEPYPNWGTDVTIHIGSPINVADYKYGKIKENSKRLTDDLAKALKQLSYQQSEIAQKQTVLSNQ; encoded by the coding sequence ATGATGGAATTTTATTCTTCATCAAATCCCTGTCAGTACGCACCAGTGAAGACTCCAGCAAATACTAAGGCGGCTCCGACTACTTCGGGGGTTTCTCCTTGGTTAAGCCCTCTGGCGTATTTATTGGGGCATCACTGCCTATTACCATTATTCTTTGGACGGATTAGAATAACCGGACAAAAAAATATTCCCACAAATGGGCCGGTTATCCTTGCTCCTACCCATCGGGCGCGTTGGGATTCATTGCTTTTACCCTACGCCACTGGTCGTTACGTGACAGGTCGAGACCTGCAATTCATGGTAACTATCGATGAGTGCCAAGGTCTGCAAGGCTGGTTTGTCCGTCGTATGGGTGGATTTCCTGTAGATTCTCAGCGTCCAGCTATCACTACTCTGCGTCATACAGTTGAATTACTTCAACGCAGAGAAATGTTGGTTATTTATCCAGAAGGTAATATTTTCCGTGATGGTGAACTTCACCCCTTAAAGCCAGGAATTGCCCGCTTGTCTTTAACTGCTGAAGTTAGTCAGCCAAGGCTGGGAATTAAAATTATACCTGTAGGCATCAATTACAGCGAACCTTATCCTAATTGGGGTACAGATGTCACCATTCACATTGGTAGCCCAATAAATGTAGCAGATTATAAGTATGGCAAGATTAAAGAAAATTCCAAACGCCTCACAGATGATTTAGCAAAAGCACTAAAACAATTAAGCTATCAACAATCAGAAATCGCCCAGAAGCAGACAGTACTGAGTAATCAGTAG
- the grxD gene encoding Grx4 family monothiol glutaredoxin: MTPELKEKIDNLVTQNKILVFMKGNKLMPQCGFSNNVVQILNTLGVPFETVDVLSDSEIRQGIKEYSNWPTIPQVYIDGEFIGGSDVLIELYQKGELQQKVEVALAS; encoded by the coding sequence ATGACGCCAGAACTTAAAGAGAAAATTGATAACTTGGTAACACAAAACAAGATTTTGGTTTTCATGAAGGGAAACAAGTTGATGCCGCAATGTGGTTTCTCCAACAACGTTGTGCAAATTCTCAATACATTGGGAGTTCCCTTTGAGACAGTTGATGTTCTATCAGACTCTGAAATCCGTCAAGGAATTAAAGAATATTCCAATTGGCCAACAATTCCCCAAGTGTACATTGATGGTGAATTTATCGGTGGTTCAGATGTCTTAATTGAACTTTATCAGAAAGGCGAATTGCAACAAAAGGTAGAAGTAGCGCTAGCTTCCTAA
- the glpX gene encoding class II fructose-bisphosphatase produces MENTLGLEIIEVVEQAAIASAKWMGKGEKNTADQVAVEAMRERMNKIYMRGRIVIGEGERDDAPMLYIGEEVGICTQPDAKNFCNPDELIEIDIAVDPCEGTNLVAYGQPGSMAVLAISQKGGLFAAPDFYMKKLAAPPAAKGKVDINKSATENLKILSEALDRGIDELVVVVMKRDRHNDLIKEIRDAGARVQLISDGDVGAAISCGFAGTNIHALMGIGAAPEGVISAAAMRALGGHFQGQLIYDPEVVKTGLIGESRQANVDRLKSMGINDPDKVYDAHELASGKDVLFAASGITSGNLMQGVRFFKGGARTQSLVISSQSQTARFVDTIHLFEQPKVVQLH; encoded by the coding sequence GTGGAAAATACACTTGGGTTAGAGATTATTGAGGTAGTAGAGCAAGCCGCGATCGCGTCCGCAAAGTGGATGGGCAAAGGCGAAAAGAACACCGCTGACCAAGTAGCAGTCGAAGCTATGCGGGAGCGGATGAATAAAATTTATATGCGCGGTCGCATTGTAATTGGGGAAGGGGAACGTGATGATGCTCCGATGCTCTACATTGGAGAAGAAGTCGGTATCTGTACTCAACCAGATGCCAAAAACTTCTGTAACCCGGATGAACTAATTGAAATTGACATTGCAGTTGACCCTTGTGAAGGTACAAACTTAGTAGCATACGGACAACCTGGTTCGATGGCTGTTTTGGCAATTTCTCAAAAAGGTGGATTATTTGCTGCGCCTGACTTCTACATGAAGAAATTAGCAGCACCTCCAGCAGCCAAGGGCAAAGTTGACATCAACAAATCAGCCACAGAAAATCTGAAGATTCTCTCCGAGGCGCTAGACCGCGGGATTGATGAACTTGTGGTAGTAGTAATGAAGCGCGATCGCCACAACGATTTAATCAAAGAAATCCGCGACGCTGGCGCCAGAGTGCAACTGATTTCCGATGGTGACGTAGGTGCAGCAATATCTTGTGGTTTTGCTGGGACTAATATTCATGCACTCATGGGTATCGGTGCTGCACCTGAAGGTGTAATTTCTGCAGCTGCAATGCGTGCTTTAGGTGGACACTTCCAAGGTCAATTGATCTACGATCCAGAAGTAGTCAAAACAGGTTTAATTGGAGAAAGCAGACAAGCCAACGTTGACCGTTTGAAGTCTATGGGTATCAATGACCCTGATAAGGTTTACGATGCTCATGAACTTGCATCTGGTAAAGATGTACTGTTTGCTGCGAGCGGCATTACCAGTGGTAACCTCATGCAAGGTGTACGCTTCTTTAAAGGTGGTGCTAGGACTCAAAGCTTGGTTATTTCCAGCCAGTCACAAACTGCTCGTTTTGTGGATACTATTCATTTGTTTGAGCAGCCTAAAGTAGTGCAATTGCACTAG
- the tadA gene encoding tRNA adenosine(34) deaminase TadA, whose translation MLSSYTEYLIHRQWMNRAIELAQSAGEAGEVPVGAVIIDSAGNLLAEGENRKERDKDPTAHAEILALKTAGKSLQNWHLNECTLYVTLEPCPMCAGAIVQARLGLLVYGVDDTKTGAIRTVTNIPDSAASNHRLKVIGGILESACRQQLQDWFATKRRQRN comes from the coding sequence ATGTTATCTAGTTACACAGAATATCTTATACACCGCCAATGGATGAATCGTGCCATAGAATTGGCACAATCAGCAGGTGAAGCAGGTGAAGTCCCTGTTGGTGCTGTTATAATTGATTCAGCAGGCAATTTGCTTGCTGAAGGAGAAAACAGAAAAGAACGCGACAAAGACCCCACGGCTCATGCGGAAATTCTTGCTCTCAAGACAGCTGGTAAAAGTTTACAAAATTGGCACCTTAATGAATGCACCCTCTATGTAACTCTAGAACCTTGCCCGATGTGTGCAGGTGCTATCGTACAAGCACGTCTTGGACTACTTGTATACGGAGTGGACGATACAAAAACTGGCGCAATTCGTACGGTTACTAACATACCTGATAGCGCCGCTTCTAATCACCGCCTAAAAGTAATCGGAGGCATTCTAGAGTCAGCTTGTCGGCAGCAGTTGCAAGATTGGTTTGCTACCAAACGACGTCAGAGAAATTAG
- a CDS encoding metalloregulator ArsR/SmtB family transcription factor: MKKEQFQNLLQFFKALADESRLKIVGILANQECSVEELAVLLQLKEPTVSHHLAKLKELNLVTMRPEGNSRLYQLDSEALQSISKKIFAPEQIASLIEDVDTEAWETKVLKNYFEGDNLKEIPASRKKRLVILKWLANKFEVGVQYPERTVNEILKCYHADYATLRRELIGYQLMQRNNGIYWRGF; the protein is encoded by the coding sequence ATGAAAAAAGAACAATTTCAGAACCTGCTGCAATTTTTTAAAGCTTTAGCAGACGAGAGCCGCTTGAAGATTGTTGGTATTCTAGCGAACCAGGAGTGTAGCGTCGAAGAATTGGCGGTGCTATTACAACTCAAAGAACCGACGGTATCTCATCATCTGGCAAAACTCAAGGAATTGAATTTAGTAACTATGCGTCCTGAAGGGAATAGCCGTCTATATCAATTGGATAGCGAGGCTTTGCAAAGTATCAGCAAGAAAATTTTCGCCCCGGAGCAAATTGCATCTTTGATTGAAGATGTGGATACTGAAGCTTGGGAAACTAAAGTCTTAAAGAACTATTTTGAGGGCGACAACCTCAAAGAAATTCCCGCTAGCCGCAAAAAGCGCCTAGTAATTCTCAAGTGGTTAGCGAACAAGTTTGAAGTGGGGGTTCAGTACCCAGAACGCACGGTTAATGAAATTCTCAAGTGCTATCATGCTGACTACGCTACCTTACGACGAGAGTTAATTGGTTACCAGTTAATGCAGCGAAACAATGGGATTTATTGGCGTGGGTTTTAG
- a CDS encoding S8 family serine peptidase → MSDRINSSDFSTTGVPASSLGLVLQRGGEELILEKALDRFTVRLTADFPPQQLSQVSWAIWRWSIPQAQLELFTIAPNQLETAMSRSRADQNVVFASHIYKLKDNPGTFVYLNDQITIQFANSVNNAKIDTIATSFNLVQEKPVLGLPNAFVFLVSKQATENPIKIANQLQKIPEVLAAEPNILVQTERHYKPRDPLYSQQWYLNHNGGKELAAASHISVEKAWDVTRGLRSVIVAVVDDSFDLNHPDFQGSGKIVAPRDLKENDFLPLPNEKEASHGTACAGIALAEENGTGIAGVAPGCALMPIRSTGFLDDESIENIFNWAIDKGASVISCSWGASAVYFPLSLRQRAAITRAATKGRNGKGCVILFAAGNANRPVNGTVNEKNWPKNILNGDTDWLSGFAIHPDVIAVAASTSLNKKAAYSNWGVNISVCAPSNNAPPGISFQETGFVYTQPAIASALPGLGMFTTDQLGAVGYDAGDFTSNFGGTSSATPVVAGVAALVLSANPDLTAQQVKRILEETADKIVDPDPDPQLGLRAGTYDGSGHCQWFGYGKVNAARAVQAAQQLDVTVSSAKRQVQGANSNPVEISDNDQRGIKSGIAIAETSLVKDIQVTLNITHDFLGDLEIYLIAPGNQQVLLQSRTLGRRTSLQTTYTMRSYPALKQFLSLPTKGNWQLWLIDYAPQDIGRLNTWELVISY, encoded by the coding sequence ATGAGCGATCGAATCAATTCCTCTGATTTTTCAACCACAGGTGTACCAGCAAGCAGCTTGGGATTAGTTTTACAACGCGGTGGTGAAGAGCTGATTTTAGAAAAAGCTTTAGACCGCTTCACCGTCCGTTTGACTGCCGACTTTCCTCCCCAACAATTATCTCAGGTTAGTTGGGCTATTTGGCGCTGGAGTATTCCTCAAGCACAGCTAGAACTATTCACGATTGCACCAAACCAGTTAGAAACGGCGATGTCTCGATCACGCGCTGACCAAAATGTTGTTTTTGCCAGTCATATTTATAAACTTAAGGATAATCCTGGCACTTTTGTTTATCTCAATGACCAAATCACAATTCAATTTGCTAATTCAGTAAACAATGCCAAGATTGATACCATAGCAACCTCATTCAACTTAGTCCAAGAAAAACCAGTCCTTGGTCTTCCTAATGCTTTTGTGTTTCTTGTCAGCAAACAAGCAACAGAAAATCCCATCAAAATCGCCAACCAGTTACAAAAGATACCAGAGGTCTTAGCTGCTGAACCTAACATACTGGTGCAAACTGAGCGACATTACAAACCCCGCGACCCTCTTTATTCTCAACAGTGGTATCTCAACCACAACGGTGGTAAAGAATTGGCAGCGGCTTCTCATATTTCTGTAGAGAAAGCCTGGGATGTAACTCGCGGGTTGCGTTCTGTGATTGTGGCTGTTGTGGATGATTCTTTTGATTTGAACCATCCAGATTTTCAAGGTAGTGGAAAAATTGTTGCACCTAGAGATTTAAAAGAAAATGACTTTTTACCCCTGCCGAACGAGAAGGAAGCTAGTCATGGTACAGCTTGTGCTGGGATAGCGCTAGCAGAAGAAAATGGTACAGGAATTGCCGGAGTTGCCCCTGGTTGTGCATTAATGCCAATTCGCAGCACAGGATTTTTAGATGATGAATCAATTGAGAATATATTTAACTGGGCAATCGACAAAGGAGCCAGTGTCATTTCTTGCAGTTGGGGAGCATCGGCTGTTTACTTCCCGCTTTCTTTGCGCCAACGTGCTGCTATCACTCGTGCTGCCACCAAAGGTCGCAATGGCAAAGGTTGTGTGATTTTATTTGCTGCCGGAAATGCTAACCGCCCAGTAAACGGTACTGTGAATGAGAAAAATTGGCCGAAAAATATTTTAAATGGTGATACAGACTGGTTAAGTGGTTTCGCGATACATCCAGATGTAATTGCCGTTGCTGCTTCCACTAGCTTGAATAAAAAGGCTGCTTACAGCAATTGGGGGGTAAATATTTCGGTGTGCGCCCCTAGTAACAATGCCCCACCGGGAATATCTTTTCAGGAGACGGGTTTTGTTTACACACAACCGGCGATCGCCTCTGCCCTTCCAGGATTGGGAATGTTTACCACCGACCAATTAGGAGCCGTTGGCTATGATGCTGGCGACTTTACCAGCAACTTTGGCGGCACTTCAAGTGCCACTCCGGTAGTTGCAGGTGTCGCTGCACTAGTTTTGTCAGCAAATCCTGACTTAACAGCGCAGCAGGTCAAACGTATCCTTGAAGAAACCGCTGATAAGATTGTTGACCCTGACCCCGACCCCCAGCTTGGTTTACGTGCAGGTACTTATGATGGTAGTGGTCATTGCCAGTGGTTTGGTTATGGCAAGGTAAATGCAGCGCGGGCAGTGCAAGCAGCGCAGCAGTTGGATGTGACTGTATCAAGTGCAAAAAGACAGGTACAGGGAGCAAATTCAAATCCGGTAGAGATTTCTGATAACGATCAGCGAGGGATAAAGAGTGGAATTGCGATCGCAGAAACTAGCTTAGTCAAAGATATTCAGGTAACACTTAACATTACTCACGATTTTTTAGGCGACTTAGAAATTTATTTAATTGCCCCTGGTAATCAGCAAGTCTTGTTACAAAGTCGCACTTTAGGGCGTCGCACCAGTTTACAAACAACTTATACAATGCGATCGTACCCAGCACTCAAGCAGTTCCTCTCTCTACCAACTAAAGGAAACTGGCAGTTGTGGCTCATTGATTATGCACCGCAAGATATCGGGAGATTAAATACTTGGGAATTAGTCATTAGTTATTAA
- a CDS encoding DUF981 domain-containing protein — translation MFIDYITLMLINMVAGLVLLADYVNRGIDSAYQKKWIPGFGITGAIALTTGLHMSFTWPITGSFNIAFGETSILFGVLFVAAAISLSQGWDLLTIAIYAFFAGLVAVLIGIRIINLNMTKQPLLSGVGFILTGLAGICAAPTLYWKTNRTWRLIGAAVLVVAALIWALTGYLAYWNHLESFQKWVPAPMR, via the coding sequence ATGTTTATTGACTACATCACACTCATGTTGATCAATATGGTAGCTGGTTTAGTTCTACTGGCTGACTATGTGAATCGTGGAATAGATAGCGCTTATCAGAAAAAATGGATTCCGGGATTTGGGATAACAGGTGCGATCGCATTAACAACTGGTCTACACATGAGTTTCACCTGGCCTATCACTGGTAGCTTTAACATTGCTTTCGGTGAGACAAGTATCCTATTTGGTGTCTTATTCGTTGCAGCTGCGATTTCTCTGTCTCAAGGTTGGGATTTGCTGACAATAGCAATTTATGCTTTCTTCGCTGGTTTAGTGGCAGTCTTAATCGGTATCCGCATCATCAACTTAAATATGACAAAACAACCGCTTTTGTCAGGAGTAGGTTTTATTCTTACTGGATTAGCAGGTATCTGCGCTGCACCAACTCTCTACTGGAAGACGAACCGAACTTGGCGGCTAATTGGTGCAGCTGTGCTGGTAGTAGCTGCTCTAATTTGGGCATTGACTGGATATTTAGCTTATTGGAATCATCTAGAGAGTTTTCAGAAGTGGGTTCCAGCGCCAATGCGATAA
- the grxC gene encoding glutaredoxin 3, translating to MLDFLNPLLNRHPEQVKANVEIYTWQTCPYCIRAKLLLWWKGVKFTEYKIDGNEAARAKMAERANGRRTVPQIFINNQHVGGCDDLYQLDTQGQLDPLLTQATI from the coding sequence ATGCTGGATTTTCTCAACCCTCTGTTAAATCGCCATCCAGAGCAAGTAAAAGCCAACGTAGAAATTTATACTTGGCAAACTTGTCCTTACTGTATCCGTGCCAAGTTGCTGCTGTGGTGGAAAGGTGTAAAATTCACTGAGTACAAAATCGACGGGAACGAAGCTGCCAGAGCTAAAATGGCAGAACGTGCCAATGGACGCCGCACCGTACCACAAATTTTTATCAACAATCAGCACGTTGGCGGCTGTGATGACCTTTATCAACTAGATACACAAGGTCAACTAGACCCACTTTTAACCCAAGCTACTATTTAG
- a CDS encoding branched-chain amino acid ABC transporter permease, translating into MADYLIFLAISTATFALFALGLNLHWGFTGLINFGHIAFMTLGAYTTVLLSLKGVPLLISAAAGAIVAALLGLIIGFATLRLREDYLAIVTIGVGELIRLVVNNQELPVGDTWTSGAFGVQSYPIPLSTEPNLLVRFVMIGLLTLLTAVTFFTLWRWIRTTQISRTTDLGKKLTSKQELASRLVVGILFALLAAAIYVSGVIALYNYNPKAGLMLVSLLVLAFVFWRLEILVRSPWGRILKAIREDEEIPKALGKNVFWYKLQSLTLGGAIAGIAGALFAWQLSAIYPDNFQPQLTFDTWIIVILGGAGNNVGTILGAVIYFAYDAITREVLPRIVSLDEARLGAFRIMVIGLILMVLMIWRPQGILGKKEELTLGK; encoded by the coding sequence ATGGCTGACTATCTAATTTTTTTAGCAATCTCTACAGCTACTTTTGCTCTATTTGCTCTAGGACTCAACTTACACTGGGGCTTCACAGGGTTAATTAACTTTGGTCATATTGCTTTTATGACGCTTGGAGCATACACAACTGTGTTGTTAAGCTTAAAGGGCGTTCCCTTATTAATATCGGCAGCGGCTGGGGCAATTGTTGCCGCTCTGTTGGGTTTGATAATTGGTTTCGCTACTCTGCGCTTACGAGAAGATTATCTGGCAATTGTCACCATCGGTGTTGGGGAACTAATTCGTTTGGTGGTGAATAATCAGGAGTTACCTGTAGGTGATACCTGGACATCTGGGGCTTTTGGTGTGCAAAGTTATCCCATCCCCCTATCCACAGAACCAAATTTGTTGGTCAGATTTGTGATGATTGGGCTTTTAACTTTGTTAACTGCTGTCACTTTTTTTACGTTGTGGCGGTGGATTCGCACTACTCAAATATCTCGGACTACTGATTTAGGTAAAAAGTTGACTAGCAAGCAAGAATTGGCATCGCGCTTGGTAGTAGGAATTTTGTTCGCCCTATTAGCAGCAGCGATTTATGTTTCTGGGGTAATCGCTCTGTATAACTACAACCCAAAAGCGGGTTTAATGTTGGTGTCGCTGTTAGTATTAGCGTTTGTATTCTGGCGGTTAGAAATTTTGGTACGATCGCCTTGGGGTCGAATCCTCAAAGCCATCCGTGAAGATGAAGAAATCCCCAAAGCATTAGGCAAAAACGTCTTTTGGTATAAGTTACAATCTCTCACACTGGGTGGTGCGATCGCAGGTATCGCTGGTGCTTTATTCGCTTGGCAACTCAGCGCCATTTACCCTGATAATTTTCAACCACAACTCACCTTTGACACCTGGATTATAGTGATTTTAGGTGGCGCTGGTAACAATGTCGGGACAATTTTAGGTGCAGTAATTTACTTTGCTTACGATGCGATTACGCGGGAAGTCTTACCAAGAATTGTCTCCCTCGATGAAGCGCGTTTGGGTGCATTTCGGATCATGGTAATCGGTCTCATTTTGATGGTACTGATGATTTGGCGACCTCAAGGTATTTTAGGTAAAAAGGAGGAACTCACCCTTGGTAAATAA